CCCGCAGAACGCAGATCTGGTACTTCGAGAAGATTCGCGGAGGCGGCTCCGGCACGTATGACGTTGGCGTGATTCCCACGCGGCGCGCGATCAGAAAGCTGCTCGACGCAGCCGGGTTTCGCATCACCGTGGCGCCGCGCGAGCTCTGGATCAACTACCTGCGTGACCGCGTATCGCGGCCCGAAGAAGTGCGGCCGGGCATCAAGCGGCGCATGGCGGCGTGGATATCGAGCCGCCGCTGGCCGTTCGAGAATCCGGCGATGCGCTGGATCTGGGACGTCGGCGTGGGATCGAACTTCATCATCGCGAGGGCGTCGTAGTTGGTGCCGACGGTGCCGACGGTGCTGCACGTGATTTATGACGATCTGTCGAATCCCTGGGTCGGCGGCGGTGGCGCCGTGCGCGTGCGCGAGCTCTATCGGCGGCTCGAGGGTCGGGTTGATGTCACGGTCGCGACGGGGAACTTCCCCGGAGCGCGGGACGAAGTCATTGACGGCATCAGGTACAAGCGACTGGGCTCGCCGCGTCCCTACGCGTGGAGCCGGCTGACGTGGGGGCGCGAGGTCAACAGGCTGCTGCGGACCGCGCCGTACGACGCGGCGATCTTCGATTTCTCCGGATACAGTCCCGTCTTTCTTCCGCGCGACCGGCCGACGGGAGTGACAGTGCATCACACCAGTCAGCCGACGGCCCGCCACCGGTGGGGCGCCGTGCTGGCGCTCGCGCTCGGCAGAATCGAACGGACAATGATGCGTCGGGCCCGGAGGGCGAGCGCGACGTCGCTCGCTTCGCGCGAGACGATCGCTCGCGTCGCCCCGGAACTGCCCGTGGATATTGTCGGCGCGGGAGTCCCGGAAGCGCTCTTCACGCTCACGCGGCGGCCTGGCGAATTTCTGCTCTACTTCGGCCGGCTCGACGTATTCCACAAGGGGCTCGACACTCTGCTCGAGGCGATCGCACTGCTTGCGCGGGAGCGGCCGGGCATCGAGCTGCGCATCGCCGGCAGAGGGAACGGAGCGGAGCGTATCGCCGCTCTGGTGCGCGCGCTCGGAATCGAGGACAACGTGCGCATGCTCGGGGCGGTGACGGACGAGCAGCGCGACGAGCTGTTTGCCGAAGCGGCGGTGCAGCTGATGCCGTCGCGGTTCGAGGGTTTCGGACTCGCGGCGGCGGAAGCGATGGCGGCGGGAGTTCCGCTCGTCGCGAGCTCGGCGGGATCGCTTCCCGAGGTCGTAGACGCGCCGCGAGGCGGAGTCCTGGTTCCGCCAGGCGACCCTCGCGCACTCGCCGACGCAGCGGGCCGCCTGCTCGACGATCCGGCCGCGCGGTCCGCCCTCTCCGAGTCGGCGCGGCAGTCAGCGCGCCGGTTCAGCTGGTCAGCGGTAGCCGAGGCGCATCTGGAGTTCATCAGACGCATTGCGGCGACGGCCGCGACACCACATCTCACGACATGAACAAGGCACCACACGAATCCGCCGCCCGCGCGGAAACGAGCAACGGCGCGACAGCACGAGGCGGGCTCGGCAGGGAACAGCTGCTCGATCTCTACTATTACATGCGCCTCACACGGTCGCTCGAGGAGCGGCTGGCCAACCTGTACCGGCAGACGAAAGTCGTCGGCGGCCTGTTTCGATCGCTCGGCCAGGAAGCGGACGCGGTGGGAAGCGCATACGCGCTCGACCGGTCGAAGGGAGACATTCTTTCACCGCTCATCCGCAACCTCGGGTCAATGCTGGTGCAGGGCGCGCGGCCGGTCGAAATCATCAAGCAGTACATGGCGAAGGGCGACTCGC
This is a stretch of genomic DNA from Gemmatimonadaceae bacterium. It encodes these proteins:
- a CDS encoding glycosyltransferase family 4 protein; this encodes MPTVPTVLHVIYDDLSNPWVGGGGAVRVRELYRRLEGRVDVTVATGNFPGARDEVIDGIRYKRLGSPRPYAWSRLTWGREVNRLLRTAPYDAAIFDFSGYSPVFLPRDRPTGVTVHHTSQPTARHRWGAVLALALGRIERTMMRRARRASATSLASRETIARVAPELPVDIVGAGVPEALFTLTRRPGEFLLYFGRLDVFHKGLDTLLEAIALLARERPGIELRIAGRGNGAERIAALVRALGIEDNVRMLGAVTDEQRDELFAEAAVQLMPSRFEGFGLAAAEAMAAGVPLVASSAGSLPEVVDAPRGGVLVPPGDPRALADAAGRLLDDPAARSALSESARQSARRFSWSAVAEAHLEFIRRIAATAATPHLTT